Within Nitrospira sp. MA-1, the genomic segment TAATAAGTCCGGTCGTTTGAGCAGCGTCTGGCGTAACGATTCTTTCCTCCGCCAACGGCGAATCGCTTCATGGTTGCCGGACATTAAAATGTCGGGAACCGACATCCCTCGAATTTCAACAGGTTTGGTGTAATGGGGAAAATCCAGTAAGGATTCCACAAAGGACTCTTTTTGAGCGGAATGTGGATCACCTAGTACGCCAGGGATGAGACGCATGGCCGCATCGATCATCACGAGGGCAGCCAATTCACCACCTGTCAGCACATAATCTCCGAGAGAAATTTCTTCAACCTGCAAATGTGTCCGGACCCTCTCGTCGATTCCTTCATAATGCCCGCATATAAATAGCAACGGGCGAGTCTCCTGGCTGAGATTATGCGCGAGGCCATGTGAAAACCGGATGCCCTGTGGCGAAGGAAGAATGATGCGTATTCCATCCAGGTCCTGTGTTATCCGGTCAATGGCTTGAAAAATTGGTTCGGCCTTCATGACCATCCCGCCGCCGCCGCCATAGGGAGTATCATCGGCTGTCCGATGAGGATTGTCGGTATAGTCTCGAAGATTGTGGACGTTGAGCGTGAGCAATCCTTTTTCCTGGGCGCGCTTCATGATGCTCTGTGAGCCCACAGAGTGAATCAACTCCGGAAACAATGTCACCACATCACAACGCATAGGTGTCGTCCCACCATTCACGTGAAGTTAATCGCAAAACCCCATGGGGTACGTCTACCATGGCAATGGTTCGCCGACTGGCCGGGACCAGAATTTCACGATCCTCATTTCGAATCACAAACACATGATGTTGGGGGTATTCCACCACTTCTTCTAATGTTCCTAAGGGTTGTCCTTCTGCATCCTCAACCCTGAGACCAATTAATTCAAACTGATAAAACGTATCAGCGTCCCTGGGAAGATTCTGATTTTCTGGAATTTTGATCCAGGCCCCTCGGTACAAGGCTGCGGTTTCCGGTGTCGAAAACGCTGAAAGTCCCAAAATCACCCCCTGGTTGATTTGCCGAACCGAGGTCACCAGGGTTTCCAGAGTCCTCCCATCTGGAAGGTCCAG encodes:
- the trmD gene encoding tRNA (guanosine(37)-N1)-methyltransferase TrmD gives rise to the protein MRCDVVTLFPELIHSVGSQSIMKRAQEKGLLTLNVHNLRDYTDNPHRTADDTPYGGGGGMVMKAEPIFQAIDRITQDLDGIRIILPSPQGIRFSHGLAHNLSQETRPLLFICGHYEGIDERVRTHLQVEEISLGDYVLTGGELAALVMIDAAMRLIPGVLGDPHSAQKESFVESLLDFPHYTKPVEIRGMSVPDILMSGNHEAIRRWRRKESLRQTLLKRPDLLDNHIWSSEDRQLLEEIEHNYTSTSSRTTRP
- the rimM gene encoding ribosome maturation factor RimM (Essential for efficient processing of 16S rRNA); this encodes MDDPEPSQSSMVTIGRILKPFGVRGEVRIESLSDVPGRFEGLETVTLDLPDGRTLETLVTSVRQINQGVILGLSAFSTPETAALYRGAWIKIPENQNLPRDADTFYQFELIGLRVEDAEGQPLGTLEEVVEYPQHHVFVIRNEDREILVPASRRTIAMVDVPHGVLRLTSREWWDDTYAL